One window of Halopseudomonas maritima genomic DNA carries:
- a CDS encoding TetR/AcrR family transcriptional regulator: MPATSKPARRGRPTGRAVLTPQDWFNAATDAILEGGFDQLRVLPLAKRLKVTRGSFYWHFEDLPQFIRLFLDQWQAQRMKGLRYWQPGLDPALSPQQEVERVLLLMFEGPAVEFKRMKVEFAIRDFALRDLYARDIVAKVDAARVEQTAQLLAPLVPAGQAHGMALIQYAAVLGGVLLFRGQLGGEQSLRQLREQWQQLLHTPQVVISGADNGSTRS, translated from the coding sequence ATGCCCGCCACCAGTAAGCCCGCCCGCCGTGGCCGACCCACCGGCCGCGCGGTATTAACGCCCCAGGACTGGTTTAACGCTGCTACCGACGCCATCCTTGAAGGCGGTTTCGACCAGCTGCGCGTGCTGCCGCTGGCCAAGCGCCTGAAAGTAACCCGCGGCAGCTTTTACTGGCATTTCGAGGATTTGCCGCAGTTTATCCGGCTGTTTCTCGACCAGTGGCAGGCCCAGCGCATGAAGGGCCTGCGTTACTGGCAACCGGGGCTGGACCCGGCGCTGAGCCCGCAGCAGGAAGTAGAACGGGTGTTGCTGCTGATGTTTGAGGGTCCGGCGGTGGAGTTCAAACGCATGAAGGTGGAGTTTGCCATCCGCGACTTTGCCCTGCGCGACCTCTACGCCCGCGATATCGTGGCCAAGGTTGACGCTGCCCGGGTGGAACAGACCGCGCAGCTGCTGGCGCCGCTGGTACCGGCTGGCCAGGCACACGGCATGGCGCTGATTCAATACGCGGCAGTGCTCGGCGGGGTGCTGCTGTTCCGTGGTCAGCTGGGTGGCGAACAATCACTGCGTCAGCTGCGCGAGCAATGGCAGCAACTGCTGCACACGCCTCAAGTTGTCATCTCTGGAGCCGATAATGGCAGCACGAGAAGCTAA